The Candidatus Edwardsbacteria bacterium sequence AAATAAAAATGCCTTCAAAGAAATTGATGGAGTGGAAGCTATAAAAATGTTATTGTCGGCAAATCCTGATGATAAAGGATTTATTATTTTTACAGGAAAAAATGAAGTTGAATTTGTACAATATGGTTTAGAGAAGTATGGTTTTATGCTTTATTGGCCAATATCTGATCATAATAGAGAAAATAGAAATGAAGTTATTAATAAAGTTTCTTCAGAATTAAATAATAGTGGATTTGTTTTTAAACCAAATGACGTAATCAATAGAGATATTGTAATAAATTTAAAATATCATGAGTATGTAGTTGACTCTACTGGTTTGTACGCAAATGTTGGTAACAATTCAGAGGAAATTATCCAACTAACGCATAATCTTTTTAAAACAATTTTTCAATTCAAAAACACGGATAAATTAAAAATCGACCTTGAATTAAAAGGCTAAATAAATTATTACTACTGCAATATGTTTTAAAATAAAAAGAGGAAGCAATAGATGCCCGAACAAAACGAGAACCAGATCCCGGAGAGGGCCGAGAGAATTCATAAGCTTGAAGAATTAAGGAAGATGGGGATAGAGCTTTATCCCTATTCCTATCAGGCCGACATCAAGGCGGCGGAGATCCTGGCCGCACCGGACCAGCTGATCGAATCGGGACGGGAGGTGAAGGCGGCCGGCCGGATACTGGCCATCCGGGGACACGGCAAGGCGGCCTTTCTGCATCTTTCGGACGACAGCGGCAAGATACAATGCTACATCCGCCAGGACGAAGTGGGCGAGGAGAGCTACAAGGCCTTTAAACTTTACGACCTGGGCGACTTCATCGGGGTCTCGGGAAAGATCTTCCGGACCAAGACCGGAGAGGTAAGCATCCACGCCAAGGAGGTGGTCCTGCTGTCCAAATCCCTGCTGCCCCTGCCCGAGAAATTCCACGGTCTGCAGGACGTGGAGCTGCGCTACCGCAAGAGATACTTAGACCTGATCGCCAACCCGGAGGTCAAACAGCTGTTCATCAAGCGCACCAGATTCGTCAAGGCCATGCGCGATTTCATGGATAGCAAAGGATTCATGGAGGTGGAAACTCCCTGCCTGGAGCTGATCCCCGGCGGGGCCGACGCCCAGCCTTTTAGTACCCATCACAACGCCTTAGACATAGATATGTTCTTAAGAATATCGCTGGAGCTTCATCTCAAGCGGCTGATCGTGGGCGGCTACGACAAGGTCTACGAAATGGGCCGGGTGTTCCGCAACGAGGGGATGAGCCCCCAGCACCTGCAGGAATTTACCATGATGGAGTTCTACTGGGCCTACGCCGATTATAATCAATTGATGCCCCTGGTGGAGGAGATGTACACCACTTTGCTGGAAAAGACTTTTGGCAGTCTGGAGATCAAATTCGAAGACAAGGTTCTCAATTTCAAGGGTCCCTGGCCCCGCTATGACTATCGCCAGTTGCTGATCGATAAAGCCGGGATCGACCTGGACCAGCATCCCACCACCGAATCTCTGATACCCAAGCTCAAGGAGATGGGCATCAAGCCCGATCCCAAACTGGGCCGGGGAAGACTGATCGATCAAGTGTACAAAAAATTCGTCCGGCCGGAGCTGATCCAGCCGTGCTTTTTGATAGATCATCCGCTGGATGTCTCTCCGCTGGCCAAGAAGCACCCGACGCGCGACGGATATGTCCAGCGTTTTCAGGTGCTGTTCGCCGGGGCCGAGGTGGGCAACGGTTTCTCCGAGCTCAACGATCCGCTGGATCAGAGAGCCAGGTTCGAGGAACAATCTCGCCTTAGGGAAAAAGGCGACGCCGAGGCCCAGATGTACGACCGGGATTTCGTCGAAGCCCTGGAACATGGGATGCCGCCCTGCGGCGGGTTCGGTGTGGGGCTGGACCGCTTCTTCGCCATAGTCAGCAATTCACAGTCGGTGCGGGAGATCGTATTCTTCCCCACCATGAAGCCGGAGTAATTCAGATATAAAAGTCAAGATGGGTATACGGTAGACAGTATTCGGTATACAGTAGGGGCGGATCGTGATCCGCCCAATAAAGTCCGCCAGACCGTGTCTTTTTTAGTCATCGCGAGAATGTCATGTAATTGTTCAAACGAAGCGATCCATTTTTTAGATTGCTTCATTTGTAAAGCAGGGGCCGATTTCGCAATGACTGTGAGGCGGCGTTAAGCAGAAAGCAAACAGAAAGTATTATGTCCTACGAATTTTTCATAGCCCAGAGGCACCTCAAGGCCAAACGAAGGACCGGGTTCATCTCGGTGGTCAGCTTCATCTCGCTGGCCGGGATCACCGTTGGCGTGGCGGCCCTGGTGATAGTCCTGTCGGTGATGAACGGCTTCCAGACCGACCTGCGGAACAGGATACTGGGGACCAACGCCCATGTGATAATCCTCAAATACCACAACCAGGCCATAGAGGATTATAAAAAGATCATCCCGGTAATAGATTCCCTGCCCTCGGTAATCAGCAGTTCGCCCTTCATCTACACCAAGAGCATGATCGCGGTGGGCGGACGGGTGGACGGGGTGGTGCTACGGGGGGTGGACCCGGAGATGGAGAGGACGGTTACAGACATCTCGCGGAACATAATCTCCGGCGACTATGATTTCCGCTCATTTCCCGACAGCCTGCCGGCCATCGTGCTGGGGGTGGACCTGGCCGACCGGCTGGTGGCCCACCTGGGAGACACGGTAACCGTGGCCTCGCCCCAGGCCGCCCGGCCCACTCCATTGGGGCTGGTACCCCGGGCCCGGCAGTTCCGTTTGGTGGGGGTCTTCGACGCCGGGATGTACGAGTACAATTCCACCTTGGCCTTCATCGGACTCAACGAAGCCCAGGATTTTCTGGACATGGGTGACGCGGTAACCGGCATCGAGGTCAAGATCACCGACATCTACCAGGCCCAGCAGGTGGGACGGGAGATCGTCAAGAAACTGGGCCCGGCCCAGTACCGCTATAACGACTGGATGAACCTTAACTGGAGCCTTTTTTCCGCCCTTAAGCTGGAGAAGACGGTGATGTTCCTGATACTGGTGCTGATCATCACGGTGGCGGCCTTCAATATCATCTCCAGCCTGATCATGACCGTCATCGAGAAGACCAGGGAGATAGGAATCCTCAAATCCATGGGGGCCACCTCCCGCAGCATCATGCGGATATTCATCTACGAAGGGCTGACCCTGGGGGCGGTGGGCACTTTTATCGGCCTGATCATCGGTTATGTACTGTGCATCCTTTTGGCTAAATATCAGTTCATCGATCTGCCGGCCGATGTTTACTTCATCAACAAGCTGCCGGTGCAGATGAATCCCTGGGACTTTGCCTTGGTGGCCGTAGCGGCGGTGTTGATAAGCTTTCTGGCCACCATCTATCCGGCCTGGAAGGCGTCGCGCTTGGATCCGGTTGAGGCCATAAGATACGAGTAATGATAAATTAAAAATAAAATATCAAACATGAAAAATCAGATCCTATCATTAATTTTCGCAGCAGTCCTTTGTCTTTGCACAAAACCGGCAAATGCCTTCGACCGGGCCTACACCATGGGCGACAAGATAGATTCTTCGCCCCTGATCGTTTACGCCAGCGTGCTTGAGGTAAGGGAGCTGGTGGTCAAAAATAAAAAGGCCAAGGACCAGGATGAACTGGTCGGAGACTATTTTTACCGGCTTAAGGTGCTGGAGGTGGTCAAGGGCAGTTCTATGATCAAGGAAATTACCGTGATCCAATCCCCCGAGTTCCGGGCCGATCCCCGCTATTTTGCCGAGGGTCAGAATGTTATAGCTTTTTTAAAGCCCAACAGTCTTTCCGGAAAATTCCTATCCAGATACCGTCTGCCGAGGAGAGCCTATTACGAATGCTTTGCCAATAAGCAGGGGGTGGTGGCGGTGTCGGACGCCAGCAAGGACTTTTACCTGGGAAGCATCAAAAAATACATCTCGGCCAAGCGGGCCAAAAGATCAAAGCGAGCGGCAGAATGGGCCTCTTTGCTGGTGAACGCCCCCGACGAACTGAAGGAGAACGCCCTGCTGGAACTTTCTGCCAGGCCATATTATCCGGCCCTGAATACTTTTGTGCGATATCTGGGCGAAGAGAATCTGACCTCGCTGGCCTATAAGAACCTGAAGAATTTTCCTCCGGACAGCCTGGAGGCCCGGCTGGATTCACTGATGAAGTTTTGGAAAAGCGATTCCCGGCTGGTCAAGGTCAATCTATTAAAGCTGGTCTCTCATATCCATGATGATAAGGTTTTCAAATTTCTCCAGAGATCTTTAAAAGACGATAAATTCGAAGTGAGGGCCACCGCCGCCCAGAGCCTGGAGGGCTGGACCGACAAGAAGGCGGTCAAGTCGCTTAAAAAAGCCCTGAATGACGCCGATGACTACGTTCGCAGTGCGGCTTACGAAGCGCTGACCAAGCAGGGATTCCAGATTGAAAAGAAGGATGATTTAACATACAAGATCCTGCAGGAACCGGAAAAAACAAATAGTCACAAAAAGTGAAATTCTATACAAACTGTAAATAATATTATCTGACAGGATTTACAGGATGATCAAGATTTTACATAACAGGCAATTAAAAAATACTGGATCCGGTAAATCATGTTAATCCTGTCTAATTTGATTCCGGCTAGTCCGGGTTAGGAAAAGGACCGATAAAATAAATGACCGACAAAAAACTAAGAAATATCGCCATCATTGCCCACGTAGATCACGGCAAGACCACCCTGGTGGACGCCCTGCTCCGGCAGAGCGGACTTTTCAGGGATAACCAGGAGGTGCCCGAACTGGTGATGGATTCCAACCCCCTGGAACGGGAGCGCGGCATCACCATCTTCTCCAAGAACGCCTCCATCCATTACCTGGAATATAAGATCAATATCGTAGATACTCCGGGCCACGCCGATTTCGGCTCCGAGGTGGAGCGGGTGCTGTCGATGGTGGATGGCGTTCTGCTGTTGGTGGATGCGGTGGACGGCCCCATGCCCCAGACCCGGTTCGTACTGCAGAAATCCCTCAAGCTTGATCTTAAGACCATAGTGGTGATAAATAAAATAGACCGCCCGGATGCCCGGCCCCACTGGGCACTGGACCAGGTGTTCGACCTGTTCGTCTCCCTGGATGCCACCGATGAACAGCTGGATTTTCCGGTGATTTACGCCTCAGGGAAATCGGGCACCGCCACCATAGAATTGGAAAAACCGGGAAACAATATCATACCCATTTTTGATGTGATCATAAATAAAGTGCCGTCCCCGCCGGGGGATCCGGATAAGCCCCTGCAGATGCTGGTTACCAGCATGGATTACAACGATTATGTGGGGCGGCTGGCCATCGGCCGGATCCTCAACGGCCGGATGAAATCCGGCCAGCTGGCGGCCCGGATCAAGAAGGACGGGACCACCAAGATCGAAAAAATAACCAGGATCTACGGTTTCGAGGGTTTGAAACGGATAGAGGTGCAGGACGTAACGGCCGGAGATATCCTGGCCCTGGCCGGTTTTCCGGAGATCAACATCGGCGAGACCATCGCCGACTCAGTGGATCCCCAGGCCCTGCCCTATGTGGACATCGACCAGCCCACCATCTCCATGCTGTTCTCGGTGAACAACAGCCCGTTCTCCGGGCAGGACGGGGCCTATGTAACCTCCCGCCAGATCAGGGACCGGCTGGCCCGGGAGCTGAAATCCAACGTGGGCCTGAAGATAGAGGACACCGGATCGCCGGATTCATTCAAGGTCTCCGGGCGGGGCGAGCTGCACCTTTCCATTCTGATAGAGACCATTAGGCGGGAGGGCTACGAATTGCAGGTATCCCGGCCCGAGGTCATCCTCAGGGATATCGACGGCAAGACCTGCGAGCCCTTCGAGTACCTGGTGATAGACGTGGATGATGCCTATGTGGGCGTGGTGATGGAGAAACTGGGCCAGCGCAAGGCCGAGCTACAGAACATGAAGGCCGACGGCAAGGGCCGCACCCGGCTGGAGTTCAACATCCCAGCCCGGGGGCTGATAGGCTTCCGGGGGCAGTTTCTGACCGATACCCGGGGGACCGGCATCATGCATCACAACTTTCTGGATTACCAGACCTACCGGGGCGAGATCAGCGCCCAGGTCAACGGGGTGCTGATAGCCATGGAGACCGGCACCGCCACCTCATATGCGCTGGATTCCATCCAGGAGCGGGGCATGCTGTTCGTGGGCCCGGGTTATAAGGCCTACAAGGGGATGATAATCGGGGAAAGGCCCAAGGAAAACGATCTGGTGGTCAATGTCACCAGGGCCAAAAAACTGGGCAACCAGCGGTCCTCCACCTCGGAGGAGGCCATTCGCCTGACGACGCCCAAGATAATGACCCTGGAGGAAGCCCTGGAGTTCATCGCCGATGATGAATTGGTGGAGGTGACCCCCAAGGCCATCAGGTTAAGAAAGAAAATATTGTCGGATATCGACCGCCGCCGGTCGCGCCGGAGCAAGCCCGGTGTGGAATCAGAGGAATAATACCGGATAGCAAATATATTTTTACCACAAAGGCACTAAGACACCAAGAATCTTATTTATTTGGTGCGGTTTTTGATCATGGTTGTTTTATAATTTGATCATACATTAAATCAATTTTATGAGCATTACTAAAAAAGGCATGGCCCTGTTCACCCTGGCCGGTGGGCTGGTGATATTCGGGATGAAGCTGGCGGCTTACTTCCTGTCAGGCTCGGTGGCCCTGTTGTCCGATGCCATGGAATCGGTGGTCAACATCATCGCTTCGGGGGTGATGCTGTACGCCGTCTGCCTGGCAGACTCGCCGGCCGACAGCTCTCATAACTACGGCCACCAGAAGGTGGAGAACATCTCCAGCCTGATCGAGGGTTTTCTGATCATCGTGGCGGCAGTATTGATAACCGAAAAGGCCATAGACCGGTTGCTGCACCCCATGGAGCTGTTCAATGTCAACCTGGCGCTGATCGTCTCGTTGGGGGCCACCGGATTGAACGGCTTGCTGTCTTGGATGCTTTTAAGAACCTCCCGCAAGTTCGGCTCCATAGCCCTGGAAGGGGATTCCAAGCATCTGCTCTCCGATGTACTGTCATCGGTAGCCGTGGCGGCAGGGCTGATATTGGCCAAGTTCACCGGGTGGGCTTTTCTGGATTCGGCTTTGGCTATCGGAGTGGCGGTATTGCTGGCAAAAATGGGGATAGATCTGATAAAAAAATCATCCACCGGACTGATGGACCAGTCCTGTCCCGAGGAGGAGGCCAGAATAATAGAAATCCTGAAAAAGCATGACGGCCTGTTCGTGGATTTTCATGATATCAAGACCCGGCGCAGCGGGAACAAGGTCTTTGGCGAGCTGCACCTGACCGTGAAGGGCGATAAGACGGTGG is a genomic window containing:
- a CDS encoding cation diffusion facilitator family transporter — its product is MSITKKGMALFTLAGGLVIFGMKLAAYFLSGSVALLSDAMESVVNIIASGVMLYAVCLADSPADSSHNYGHQKVENISSLIEGFLIIVAAVLITEKAIDRLLHPMELFNVNLALIVSLGATGLNGLLSWMLLRTSRKFGSIALEGDSKHLLSDVLSSVAVAAGLILAKFTGWAFLDSALAIGVAVLLAKMGIDLIKKSSTGLMDQSCPEEEARIIEILKKHDGLFVDFHDIKTRRSGNKVFGELHLTVKGDKTVEEAHNLTDHLENDLQSEMPEVSITIHVETPPKK
- a CDS encoding HEAT repeat domain-containing protein, whose product is MKNQILSLIFAAVLCLCTKPANAFDRAYTMGDKIDSSPLIVYASVLEVRELVVKNKKAKDQDELVGDYFYRLKVLEVVKGSSMIKEITVIQSPEFRADPRYFAEGQNVIAFLKPNSLSGKFLSRYRLPRRAYYECFANKQGVVAVSDASKDFYLGSIKKYISAKRAKRSKRAAEWASLLVNAPDELKENALLELSARPYYPALNTFVRYLGEENLTSLAYKNLKNFPPDSLEARLDSLMKFWKSDSRLVKVNLLKLVSHIHDDKVFKFLQRSLKDDKFEVRATAAQSLEGWTDKKAVKSLKKALNDADDYVRSAAYEALTKQGFQIEKKDDLTYKILQEPEKTNSHKK
- the lysS gene encoding lysine--tRNA ligase yields the protein MPEQNENQIPERAERIHKLEELRKMGIELYPYSYQADIKAAEILAAPDQLIESGREVKAAGRILAIRGHGKAAFLHLSDDSGKIQCYIRQDEVGEESYKAFKLYDLGDFIGVSGKIFRTKTGEVSIHAKEVVLLSKSLLPLPEKFHGLQDVELRYRKRYLDLIANPEVKQLFIKRTRFVKAMRDFMDSKGFMEVETPCLELIPGGADAQPFSTHHNALDIDMFLRISLELHLKRLIVGGYDKVYEMGRVFRNEGMSPQHLQEFTMMEFYWAYADYNQLMPLVEEMYTTLLEKTFGSLEIKFEDKVLNFKGPWPRYDYRQLLIDKAGIDLDQHPTTESLIPKLKEMGIKPDPKLGRGRLIDQVYKKFVRPELIQPCFLIDHPLDVSPLAKKHPTRDGYVQRFQVLFAGAEVGNGFSELNDPLDQRARFEEQSRLREKGDAEAQMYDRDFVEALEHGMPPCGGFGVGLDRFFAIVSNSQSVREIVFFPTMKPE
- a CDS encoding lipoprotein-releasing ABC transporter permease subunit — its product is MSYEFFIAQRHLKAKRRTGFISVVSFISLAGITVGVAALVIVLSVMNGFQTDLRNRILGTNAHVIILKYHNQAIEDYKKIIPVIDSLPSVISSSPFIYTKSMIAVGGRVDGVVLRGVDPEMERTVTDISRNIISGDYDFRSFPDSLPAIVLGVDLADRLVAHLGDTVTVASPQAARPTPLGLVPRARQFRLVGVFDAGMYEYNSTLAFIGLNEAQDFLDMGDAVTGIEVKITDIYQAQQVGREIVKKLGPAQYRYNDWMNLNWSLFSALKLEKTVMFLILVLIITVAAFNIISSLIMTVIEKTREIGILKSMGATSRSIMRIFIYEGLTLGAVGTFIGLIIGYVLCILLAKYQFIDLPADVYFINKLPVQMNPWDFALVAVAAVLISFLATIYPAWKASRLDPVEAIRYE
- the typA gene encoding translational GTPase TypA encodes the protein MTDKKLRNIAIIAHVDHGKTTLVDALLRQSGLFRDNQEVPELVMDSNPLERERGITIFSKNASIHYLEYKINIVDTPGHADFGSEVERVLSMVDGVLLLVDAVDGPMPQTRFVLQKSLKLDLKTIVVINKIDRPDARPHWALDQVFDLFVSLDATDEQLDFPVIYASGKSGTATIELEKPGNNIIPIFDVIINKVPSPPGDPDKPLQMLVTSMDYNDYVGRLAIGRILNGRMKSGQLAARIKKDGTTKIEKITRIYGFEGLKRIEVQDVTAGDILALAGFPEINIGETIADSVDPQALPYVDIDQPTISMLFSVNNSPFSGQDGAYVTSRQIRDRLARELKSNVGLKIEDTGSPDSFKVSGRGELHLSILIETIRREGYELQVSRPEVILRDIDGKTCEPFEYLVIDVDDAYVGVVMEKLGQRKAELQNMKADGKGRTRLEFNIPARGLIGFRGQFLTDTRGTGIMHHNFLDYQTYRGEISAQVNGVLIAMETGTATSYALDSIQERGMLFVGPGYKAYKGMIIGERPKENDLVVNVTRAKKLGNQRSSTSEEAIRLTTPKIMTLEEALEFIADDELVEVTPKAIRLRKKILSDIDRRRSRRSKPGVESEE